The genomic segment CAAGGATTAGCTCCACTAAAAGCTCTATATTTTGATGAGAGCATAAATGTTAGTTTAAATCTACCAATTATAAGAACTAGCGTAGATCATGGAACAGCTTTTGATATAGCATATAAAAATAAGAATCCAAATACAAAAAGCTATATAAATGCAATAAAAGAGGCGATAATCTTGAGTAAAAAATGAAGCTACTTGAAGAAAACTATGAAATAAACTTCTCCAAAATAAATTTTTTGGATAGAAAAATAAAAATTGAACACAAAAAAACTATAATATGTGGAGCTTCAAAAGTTGGAAAATCTTATTTAGTATTTGATTTTTTAAGTAAATTTAAAAATGAAGAGTATTTATATATTGATTTTTTTGATTTAAGAAATAATAATATAAACCAAGAGTTAAGTTTACTAAATGATTTTATATCTTTAAAAAATATAAAAGTTTTGGTTTTGGAAAATTTTAATAATGAGTGCAAAATTCCAAATTGTGAAAATGTAATTTTAACTTCTCAAAAGAATATTGAATATAAAAATTTTAAAAAAATAGAACTTTTTGCCTTAGATTTTGAAGAGTACCTCTTATTTGATAATAAACATCAAAATATTACTCAAAGTTTCAATAATTTTTTGAAATATGGGAATTTACCACTTTCTATAAATGTAGAAGAACATAAAAAAATATCAAAACTTCAAGATATTATAAAAATGAACTCAAAAGATGATACAAGCTATGAGATATTAAAAATCTTAATAGAAAATATCGATGAGAAAAAATCAATTTTTCAACTATTTAATCAACTAAAATCAAAAATCAAAATATCAAAAGATAGATTTTATGAAGAGTGCAAAGAGTTAGAAGATAAAAACTCTATTTTTTTTGTAGGAAAATATAATCAAGAGAAGAGTTTAAAAAAAATATACTCTTATAACTATGCTTTTTTGGGTGCTATTAGTTTTTCAAAAAAATTTAAACAAGAGTTTGCAAATATGATTTTTTTGGAACTATTAAAAGAGGAAAAAACTATTTATTATCTTGATAACATTGATTTTTATATAAAAGATGATAATTTAGCAATTGTTTGTATCCCTTTTTTTAATCTTGATTTGAATTCAAATTTACTAAAAAAAATTATAAAAAATGCTTTAGAGCTAAATATAGAGAAAATAGAGATTATTACTATTTCAAATAATCAAAAAATAGATAATAAAAAAATAAATATTGAAACAATTGTATTTTATGAATGGGCTCTAATTTAAGGTTATTAATATTTTGTGATATAATGCCTATATCTTTTTAAAAAGTAGTTAATATGGAAAAAAGGTTAGTTAATTTTATAAAATATGCTCCTATGATTTTTATTCCTTTGGTTGTTTTTTTAGTTTTTTATCTAATAATAACTGGATACAAATCTACACTTAATAGTAATTTCGAACTATACAAAAACGATTTAATAGACAAACAAAAGAGTTTAGTAAAAACAAATATCCAAATTGCTACTCAAATATTTCAAAATCAAGTATTATTAACTGAAAACAAAGAGAAAGCTTATAAATCTTTCTTAAATCTAATAAAAAATATAAATAATACAGCTAGTGATTATTATTTTATTTTTAATACAAAAGGTGATGTAATTGTTCACTCATTTTTAAGCCATCTAGAGGGTGAAAATCTATATATTATTGATAATAAAAACTATAATAATGTAGTCAAATTAATAACACAAAACTCATCTGCAGATAGATTTGTAACATATAAATGGCTAAATCCTAATACAAATTTAATAGAAGATAAAATATCTTTTGTAAGACAACTACCAAACAGTGATTTAGTCATTGGAAGTGGTTTTTATTTAGAAGATATTAATAAAATTGTAGAAAACCAAAGAGATATAGAACTAAAAGAACATGATAAAAATATAAACATTACTCTATCTTTGGCTATTTTTTTCACTATCTTATCTTT from the Aliarcobacter cryaerophilus ATCC 43158 genome contains:
- a CDS encoding diguanylate cyclase, whose protein sequence is MEKRLVNFIKYAPMIFIPLVVFLVFYLIITGYKSTLNSNFELYKNDLIDKQKSLVKTNIQIATQIFQNQVLLTENKEKAYKSFLNLIKNINNTASDYYFIFNTKGDVIVHSFLSHLEGENLYIIDNKNYNNVVKLITQNSSADRFVTYKWLNPNTNLIEDKISFVRQLPNSDLVIGSGFYLEDINKIVENQRDIELKEHDKNINITLSLAIFFTILSFILSFIISKMLLNAFNILNKSLKEKSIELQKLNSELEMKVENRTNKLKTAYKKMKDLASIDDLTKIYNRYYFFNIFNQQLEKLKSDDTIFSLIMFDLDHFKNVNDTYGHDVGDYVLNETCRVVEKSLREDDTFARIGGEEFLILLPNTNIEDAFYIAQRIRQNIEQHKFKDIQKLTISLGVAEANEPILSTELLKKVDLALYKAKKEGRNKVIAFKN
- a CDS encoding ATP-binding protein — encoded protein: MKLLEENYEINFSKINFLDRKIKIEHKKTIICGASKVGKSYLVFDFLSKFKNEEYLYIDFFDLRNNNINQELSLLNDFISLKNIKVLVLENFNNECKIPNCENVILTSQKNIEYKNFKKIELFALDFEEYLLFDNKHQNITQSFNNFLKYGNLPLSINVEEHKKISKLQDIIKMNSKDDTSYEILKILIENIDEKKSIFQLFNQLKSKIKISKDRFYEECKELEDKNSIFFVGKYNQEKSLKKIYSYNYAFLGAISFSKKFKQEFANMIFLELLKEEKTIYYLDNIDFYIKDDNLAIVCIPFFNLDLNSNLLKKIIKNALELNIEKIEIITISNNQKIDNKKINIETIVFYEWALI